In one window of Mercurialis annua linkage group LG4, ddMerAnnu1.2, whole genome shotgun sequence DNA:
- the LOC126678032 gene encoding uncharacterized protein LOC126678032, whose product MSGAQALKRIPLIKFPQRHLKSSPGSASKSQETSSATGGNVDLQFLLSSKASTTATTVGGKASLQPKRTPVSNEEIESILLGGCI is encoded by the exons atgagcgGAGCTCAAGCATTAAAGAGGATCCCTCTCATCAAATTTCCTCAAAGACACCTCAAATCATCTCCTG GTTCTGCATCCAAGTCTCAAGAGACTTCTTCTGCAACTGGTGGAAATGTTGACCTGCAGTTCCTTTTAAGCTCAAAAGCTTCAACGACTGCAACGACTGTTGGAGGGAAAGCTTCTCTTCAACCTAAACGGACACCCGTATCCAATGAGGAAATCGAGTCAATCCTG TTGGGTGGCTGCATCTGA
- the LOC126678030 gene encoding NAD(P)H-quinone oxidoreductase subunit S, chloroplastic-like, translating into MALQGTLLKSNFLGQNNLFNRHLKPSLSSTRKEPRLKLVPCAKFDLFEILGGRGLCNGEQGIQLELKRDIEALPSVNQDENSAAEEDTSTVPENAFEKELMGLTGGFPGGEKGLKKFVEENPPPKKQSTSASENLLEITTSKKPKAPELPLLMPGMIAIVSNPNNPYYMLCGIVQRITDGKAAVLFEGGIWDRLITFRLEELQRREKGPPGKNAKSAILEELIGQETK; encoded by the coding sequence ATGGCTCTTCAAGGAACTCTACTCAAATCCAACTTTCTTGGCCAAAACAACCTCTTCAATCGTCATCTAAAACCATCACTTTCTTCGACTCGTAAAGAGCCGAGGCTTAAGCTAGTACCATGTGCAAAATTCGACTTATTCGAGATCCTAGGAGGAAGAGGACTCTGCAACGGAGAACAAGGTATACAACTAGAACTAAAAAGAGATATTGAAGCATTACCTTCTGTGAATCAAGATGAAAATTCGGCTGCGGAGGAGGATACATCAACTGTACCTGAAAATGCTTTTGAAAAAGAGCTGATGGGGTTAACCGGAGGATTTCCTGGTGGCGAGAAGGGATTAAAAAAGTTCGTTGAGGAAAACCCACCACCAAAAAAACAGTCAACTAGTGCTTCAGAAAACTTACTGGAGATTACTACCTCAAAGAAGCCGAAAGCACCAGAGTTGCCTTTGCTTATGCCAGGCATGATTGCTATTGTGAGTAATCCGAATAATCCATATTATATGTTATGTGGCATAGTTCAGAGAATAACCGATGGAAAAGCAGCAGTGCTTTTTGAAGGAGGAATATGGGATCGGTTAATAACTTTCCGACTTGAAGAGCTTCAACGCAGGGAAAAGGGTCCTCCGGGAAAGAATGCCAAGTCAGCTATACTCGAAGAGCTGATTGGACAGGAAACAAAATGA